CCACTTGCCGGAGACACCGGCGGTGATGCCGAGGGCACCGCCGAGGATCAGTCCGATGGCGGTGGCGGCGAGACCGAGCAGCAGGGACTGGCCCGTGCCGGCGATCACGCGGGAGAAGACATCACGGCCGTTCTGGTCCGTGCCGAACAGATGGAGGCCGTCGGGTGACTGGAAGGCGTTGGCGGGGTCGATCGCGAAGGGATCCTGCCGCAGGAAGACCGACGGCGCGATGGCGGCGAGCACCAGGAAGGCGAGGAGCGCAGCGGCGATCCAGACACCGATGGGTGTATTGCGGACCAGGCGTCCGGCACGGGAAGGAGCAGGTACCGACGGCGATGCAGCCGCGGTGCCGCCCTCCGCCGTCGCGGTGGGGTCGAGGGTGAGGCTCATGCTGCGGATCCCTTCGGGTTCGTACGGGGGTCGACCACGCGGTAGAGGACGTCCACCACGAGGTTCACGAGGATGTAGACCGCGGCGATGAGAAACACCACGGCCAGGGTGATGGGCAGGTCGCGGTTCACGATGGCGTCCACGAGGGACCGGCCGAGGCCTGGTCGGGCGAAGATGATCTCGGCGACGACCGCTGAACTCACCAGCGAGCCGACGGCCCACGCGGAGAGCGTGAGCCCGGGGAGGATCGCGTGGCGCAGGGCGTGGGTGATGCGGACGGCAGTGTCGCTCAGGCCGCGGGCACGTGCACTCAGGACGAAGGGCTGGGCGAGGGCGTCCTCGAAGGAGGACCGAGTGACCTGGGCGATGAACCCTGCGAGCGGGACCGCCAGGGAGAGTGCAGGCAGGACGAGCGACCGGACGCCGTCGTTGCCGGCGACCGGGAACCAGCCGAGGGTGACCGCGAAGACCACGGCGAGCATGATGCCCACCCAGAACTGGGGGAGGGAGGCGAAGAACACCTCGACAGCACGCCCGGCACCGTCGAGCACGCGCCCGCGGCCCACCGTCAGGAGCGTGAACGCCAGCGCGATCACCCAGGCGAACACGAGGGCGAGCCCGGCCAGCTGCAGCGTGGGCAGGATCTGCGGGCCGATGATCTCCAGGACCGGGACCTTGAAGATGTAGGACACCCCGAAGTCGCCGGTGAGCAGGTTCCCGAGGTAGGAGAGGTACTGGACGAGGACGGGCTGGTCGAGCCCGTACTCGGCCCGCACCGCCGCGACCGTCTCGGCCGACGGCGAGGATCCCGCCCCGCCGAGGATCGCGGTGATCGGATCACCCGGTGTGAGGCGGAGGACGAAGAACGTGAGGGTCACGGCCGCCCAGAGGACGAAGAGGCTGCCGGCTGCACGTTTTGCGATGACCTTGCCGGCGGTACCCGCCGTCGCCGTCGTGCGGGGTGCTGCGCTGAGGGAATCGAGGGACTGGGTGCTCATTCTGAATCCACCGCCGTGACGTCGTAGAGGTAGGGGAGGGACAGGCTCGGTTCGAGGGTGAGGTTCCCGTAGCGGTCGCTGCGCAGCGCCACCTGGCTGGCCTGGTTGTAGAGCGGCAGCTGCAGGGCGCTGTCACTCACGATCTGCTGTGCCTGGTAGTAGAGGTCCTCGCGCTCGGAGGGGTCGTCCGTGGCCAGGGCGTCGTTGAGGATGCCGTCCAGCTCCGGGTTGCGGAAGCCCGAACCGTTCGGGACGAAGCCCGCCGATTCGGTGTATTCCGAGGAGAAGACGATCCGCAGCACGTCGGCGGTGTTCGTGTTCCAGTAGTCGGCGCGGAGGTCGTACTCGAAGTTGTTGCCGAGCTCGCTGACGGTCGCGCCGTCACCGTTCTCGATCAGCACCTCGAAACCGGCCTTCTTCGCCGTCGCCTGGATCTGCGTGACGAGCGCCTGGTGCGCGGTGGGCCACGCGCCCGGCGTGTAGGGGAAGTGCACCGTCAGGCGCCGGCCGTCCTTCACGCGGTAGCCCTCGTCGTCGCGCCCGGTCCAGCCGGCCTCGTCGAGCAGGCGCGCCGCCTCGTCGGGGTCCGGGTCGTAGACGTGCTCGAAGTCGGGGGAGTAGAAGCCCGTGGTGGAACTCAGAGGTCCACCGGCCCGGGTCACGGTACCGAAGTACACGCTGTTGATACCCGCGTCCACGTAGGCGCTGCGCAGGAAGGCCTTGCGGACGTCCACGTCGTCGAAGGGTGCCCGTGTGGTGTTGAGGATCAGGTTGGTCGGGTTGCCCGGCCGGTCCTGCAGGATCAGTTCGACGTTCGGGTCGGCCTCGGCCTCGTCGAAGTGCACCGACGGCATGAGGTCGAGGGCGTCCACCTGGCCCGCCCTCAGGAGGCCGTAGCGGGTGGAGTCCTCGGGGACGATCCGCCACTCGATCTTCTCGATGTGTGCCGGCCCCTCGTGCTGGGCGAACGGCGGGGCGGAGTTGTAGTCCTCGTTACGTACCAGGCTGACCTTGGACTGCGGCACGTAGTCGACGATCCTGTAGGGCCCGGTCCCCACGGGTGAGTTGCAGTTCTCGGCCTGCGGCCGCTTGAGGGCCTCGGGTGATTCGATGCCGAGGAACGGCTGGGCGAGCACCTCGAGGAACGCGGCGTACGGGCGGTTGAGCGTGACGACCGCGGTGGTCTCGTCCACCACCTCGGTGCCCACATAGGGCTTGAGGTAGCCGCCGGCCGTGCCGGACTGGGTGTCCGGGTCGATCATGTGGTCGAGGTTGGCCTTGACCGCCTCCGCGGTGAGCTTGGTCCCGTCGGTGAACCAGACGTCGTCGCGCACGGTGAAGGTGTAGGTGAGGCCGTCCTCGGACACCGACCAGTCCGTGGCGAGCCAGGGATGGATGGCGCCCTCGCTGTCCTGGGACACGAGGGAGTCGAGGTAGTTCGCCGCGATGGACGCCTGCGGCATGTCGCCGTTGACGTGGGGGTCAAGGCAGGAGATGTCCTTGCCGGTGGCGAAGACGAAGGTGTCGTCCTCGCTCGCGGCGGCTGATCCTCCGCAACCGCTCGTGGTGAGCACCAGCCCCGCCGCGACGGCGAGCAGGGCGAGGGTGCGGGGTGGGCGGGAGGTGCTGGGGCTTGCTGTTTCCACGCGTGGCTCCTGAATCATCGCCCGATGGAGGGTGATACAGGTCAGCCAGCAGTCGCCCGGGCGTGCCGGAGCACGGGAGGGGCAGACCAACGAAAGCTTGTAGCTTCTCCATCGGTCCTGGCAGTAGCACCGTTCCCCGTTGCTACACGGGGAGGGTTGCTGCGGCGTCGTCGATCCAGGTCTCTCGGCCGCTCGGGATGGTTATGGCACAAGCTAAGCGCACGGGAGGACGGCGGCGCCAGTGGTGCCCGTCATATTCGGTCACGCGGCGCTGCGGGACGGCCCTCCCCGGTTCCCGAGAGCCGCACCAGGAGTTCCACCTTCCGGCCGAGCGCGAAGCCGCTGAGGTCCGGCAGCCGCACCAGGTACTCGTCCTCGACGAGCAGGTTCAGGAGCCGGTAGGTGGTCGCCTTCGGCAGCCCGAGATTGCGGCTCACCTCCAGTCCGGTGACCCCGGGACCGCAGCGCGCCACCTCCTCCAGCACTGCGAGTGCGCTGCGGACCGCCTTGGGCTGGCGGGCCCGCAGGTCGACGTCGTCGGGCCGGTCCGCTGTCATGGGACATCGCCCGCGGCAGTGTTCCGACCACCTCCGAGCACGGCGTCCTGGGTGGGCACGTCGTAGAGCCCGAGGACGGGTTCTGCCGGCCTGCGGCGGCGGTGCACCAGGAACCAGAGCAGCGCGGTGGCCAGCAGGACGCAGTAGATCCAGCCGCTCGCGCTCCGGCCTGCACCTGCGAGGGTGATCCGATAGGCGACCAGGGCGCCCGCGAGTGCCACCGAGGCGACCCCGGCGGCGAGCGCCGTGCGGAGGGTCAGTTCGCCGATGCGCCGCAGGAAGACCGGTGCCGTGCAGCACGCCAGCAGGTACGCGGTGACGTAGGCGGTGGCGGCGGTACCGAGGAGCTTGTTCATCGCCTCGCCCGTTCCGAAGCCGAGCAGGATCAGCGCCGCCGGTACGACCGTCACCACGGGCATGGCGGCCAGCACGGCGTGGACCGGCGTCTGGAACCGCGGGTGTGCACACCCGAGCCAGGCGGGCAGGACATCCTCCCGGCCCATGGTCAGCAGCACCCGGGCCAGTGCGGTGGCGCACGCGAGCGTGCACGCGAAGAAGGACAGGGCGGCACCGGCGTCGAGCAGGGGGACCAGCCACGGGAGGCCCGCGGCCCGCATGGCGGGGCCGAAGACCTGCGACCCGTCGTCGTCCGCCGGAAGTGCGGACTGCAGCAGGACCAGCTGGGCGAGGGCGGCGACGACGTAGAGCACACCCCCACCGG
This genomic interval from Arthrobacter agilis contains the following:
- a CDS encoding ABC transporter permease; its protein translation is MSTQSLDSLSAAPRTTATAGTAGKVIAKRAAGSLFVLWAAVTLTFFVLRLTPGDPITAILGGAGSSPSAETVAAVRAEYGLDQPVLVQYLSYLGNLLTGDFGVSYIFKVPVLEIIGPQILPTLQLAGLALVFAWVIALAFTLLTVGRGRVLDGAGRAVEVFFASLPQFWVGIMLAVVFAVTLGWFPVAGNDGVRSLVLPALSLAVPLAGFIAQVTRSSFEDALAQPFVLSARARGLSDTAVRITHALRHAILPGLTLSAWAVGSLVSSAVVAEIIFARPGLGRSLVDAIVNRDLPITLAVVFLIAAVYILVNLVVDVLYRVVDPRTNPKGSAA
- a CDS encoding ABC transporter substrate-binding protein; this translates as METASPSTSRPPRTLALLAVAAGLVLTTSGCGGSAAASEDDTFVFATGKDISCLDPHVNGDMPQASIAANYLDSLVSQDSEGAIHPWLATDWSVSEDGLTYTFTVRDDVWFTDGTKLTAEAVKANLDHMIDPDTQSGTAGGYLKPYVGTEVVDETTAVVTLNRPYAAFLEVLAQPFLGIESPEALKRPQAENCNSPVGTGPYRIVDYVPQSKVSLVRNEDYNSAPPFAQHEGPAHIEKIEWRIVPEDSTRYGLLRAGQVDALDLMPSVHFDEAEADPNVELILQDRPGNPTNLILNTTRAPFDDVDVRKAFLRSAYVDAGINSVYFGTVTRAGGPLSSTTGFYSPDFEHVYDPDPDEAARLLDEAGWTGRDDEGYRVKDGRRLTVHFPYTPGAWPTAHQALVTQIQATAKKAGFEVLIENGDGATVSELGNNFEYDLRADYWNTNTADVLRIVFSSEYTESAGFVPNGSGFRNPELDGILNDALATDDPSEREDLYYQAQQIVSDSALQLPLYNQASQVALRSDRYGNLTLEPSLSLPYLYDVTAVDSE
- a CDS encoding helix-turn-helix domain-containing protein, which gives rise to MTADRPDDVDLRARQPKAVRSALAVLEEVARCGPGVTGLEVSRNLGLPKATTYRLLNLLVEDEYLVRLPDLSGFALGRKVELLVRLSGTGEGRPAAPRDRI